The following coding sequences lie in one Candidatus Binatia bacterium genomic window:
- the cas1 gene encoding CRISPR-associated endonuclease Cas1, translating to MQEQSTSLYPPLQVRAGVLVVDGYGIALRVVRRGKLRVEDGIGRQRRSLTLDRAGCGLERLVLIGHAGFVTLEALAWLRGIGAALVQIGRDGEVLAHSAPFGYDGHPIRRAQALAVANGMDLAIARELIAGKLDSQRGILVRLGVDLREFDKLRGLLASADSIEQVRVIEANAAALYFPAWRDVRIRFRASDLARIPARWLRTDSRASVLTGAPRAATSPLNAMRNYLLACVESEARLALLAHGCDPQMGCLHADQRNRDSLALDTMEPVRADVDAFLLDLLEDRTFTARDFGELPNGICRIAAPLTHELALTLPHWRECLRPIAARLAQAFRESLLGKHAAPRTVSAKSVNKRRSIPGPERSPLLATPRKASQPRPYATRAWGTPTVEARPSSPIACAMCGEPVLKRRRRHCDACMPRVRREHGLRAISAARKALAAQAAAGDDPRRSAVVNRARGEAIAEGHRRNRSWAREHPGQRDEAWFKREIAPRLDAFSLKEIAAATGLSLAACSRIRSGAKVPHPRHWASLEKLVASPRG from the coding sequence ATGCAAGAGCAGAGTACTTCGTTATATCCCCCGCTGCAAGTCCGTGCCGGCGTCCTGGTCGTGGACGGCTACGGCATTGCGCTGCGCGTCGTGAGGCGCGGTAAGCTGCGCGTCGAGGACGGGATCGGCAGGCAGCGCCGATCGCTGACGCTCGACCGCGCGGGCTGCGGCCTTGAGCGCCTCGTTCTGATCGGCCACGCAGGCTTCGTCACCCTAGAGGCGCTCGCATGGCTGCGAGGCATCGGCGCCGCGTTGGTGCAGATCGGCCGCGATGGCGAGGTACTCGCACACTCGGCGCCATTCGGCTACGACGGCCATCCGATCCGCCGCGCGCAGGCGCTCGCCGTCGCGAACGGCATGGACCTCGCGATCGCGCGCGAGCTGATCGCTGGCAAACTCGACAGCCAGCGCGGCATCTTGGTTCGGCTCGGCGTCGACCTGCGCGAGTTCGACAAGCTGCGAGGCTTGCTCGCATCAGCCGATTCGATCGAGCAGGTGCGCGTGATCGAAGCGAATGCCGCGGCGCTGTATTTCCCGGCCTGGCGCGACGTGCGGATTCGCTTCCGCGCTAGCGACCTCGCACGCATCCCCGCAAGGTGGCTGCGCACTGATTCTCGCGCTTCAGTACTAACCGGAGCGCCTCGCGCTGCTACCTCGCCGCTCAACGCCATGAGGAACTACCTCCTCGCCTGCGTGGAGTCCGAAGCTCGCCTCGCACTCCTCGCCCACGGCTGCGATCCGCAAATGGGCTGCCTGCACGCCGATCAGCGGAATCGGGATTCGCTCGCGCTCGACACCATGGAACCGGTACGCGCGGATGTAGACGCCTTTCTGCTCGACCTGCTGGAAGATCGGACGTTCACTGCTCGCGATTTCGGCGAGCTGCCGAACGGCATTTGCCGGATCGCCGCGCCGCTAACGCACGAACTCGCACTCACATTGCCGCATTGGCGCGAATGCCTGCGGCCGATCGCGGCACGCCTCGCACAAGCCTTCCGTGAATCCCTACTCGGCAAGCACGCAGCGCCTCGCACCGTTTCCGCTAAGAGCGTAAATAAGCGGCGAAGCATTCCCGGTCCAGAGCGGTCGCCGCTGCTCGCAACGCCTCGCAAGGCCTCGCAGCCGCGGCCGTATGCAACGCGAGCATGGGGTACGCCAACCGTCGAAGCGCGTCCAAGCTCACCGATCGCGTGCGCGATGTGCGGCGAACCGGTGCTCAAGCGCAGGCGCCGGCATTGCGACGCGTGCATGCCAAGGGTACGCCGGGAGCACGGTCTCCGTGCGATCTCAGCCGCGCGCAAAGCCCTCGCGGCACAAGCCGCCGCAGGCGACGATCCGCGCCGCAGCGCCGTCGTGAACCGCGCGCGAGGCGAGGCGATCGCCGAGGGCCATCGCCGCAATCGCAGCTGGGCGCGCGAGCATCCGGGCCAGCGCGACGAGGCGTGGTTCAAACGCGAGATCGCGCCTAGGCTCGATGCCTTCTCGCTCAAGGAGATCGCAGCGGCGACGGGCTTATCGCTCGCAGCCTGCTCGCGCATCCGGTCTGGCGCCAAGGTGCCGCATCCGCGGCATTGGGCCAGCCTCGAAAAGCTCGTCGCTTCGCCAAGAGGATAA